The DNA region AAAACCAACAAGAAATGGTCGACTGACTATGCGGAGCGCATCCTCGCCAGTATGAAAAATCATATCTTTCCGGCAATCGGTCATCTGCCCGTCACGATGCTGAAAACGCAGCATTTCACGGCACTGCTGAGAGTTATCGAGGATAAAGGCTTTCTGGAAGTCGCGTCCCGAACCCGGCAGCAACTCTGCAACATCATGCGCTACGCCGTGCAGCAGGGACTGACCGAAAGCAACCCAGCGCAGCATCTGGAAGGCGTCACCGCGCCGCCGGTGAAAAATCACTATCCCGCCCTGCCGCTGGAGAGGTTGCCCGAATTGTTTGAGCGTATTGGCGACTATCAGCAGGGACGGCAGCTTACGAGACTGGCGGTGGTGTTGACTCTACACCTGTTTATCCGCTCCAGCGAACTGCGATTCGCCCGCTGGAGCGAGATAGATTTCAGACACAAAATCTGGACCATCCCCGCCACCCGAGAGGCGATAGATAAAGTTCGTTTTTCAGGTCGTGGGGCAAAAATGCGCACTCCGCATATTGTGCCATTGTCCCGGCAGGCTATAGCTATTCTGAAGCAAATACAGGAAATCTCCGGTCATCTGGAGCTGGTCTTCCCCGGCGACCATAACCCATATAAGCCGATGAGTGAAAATACCATCAACCGGGCGCTGCGTCTGATGGGCTACGATACCAAAACCGACATCTGCGGGCATGGCTTCAGGGCAATGGCTTGTAGCGCACTGGTGGAATCTGAACTCTGGTCGCGGGATGCCGTGGAGCGGCAGATGAGCCATCAGGAGCGCAATAGCGTGCGTGCGGCGTACATTCACCGCGCTGAGCACCTCGACGCCCGCAAAGCTATGATGCAGTGGTGGTCGGATTATCTGGACGTCAGTCGTGACGGGTACACTGCCCCATATATTTATGCACGACTGCATGGGATGGTCTAAGTAAGGTGACTGCTCCTGTAATAGTTTAGCCCTGCAACACCCGAAAAATCTCATCGGGTGTTCTCATTGCTGCAACAGATTTAGGTACTCTATGCTAGCTTACTCCACCACCTCGCTGACCCTTTTTCTTGTTGTTCGAAATTTCCCAGGCTCCCGAGCAGGCATTCCATTTTTGATATAACTCACCTACTCGGCCTATGACTTCTGATGAAAATCACGCCTGTCAATCATTGATGGCATCATGACATGTCATTGATAAAAATGATTATTCCCCTATAGTCGTTACGTCACACCTCATATTTCCTCAGGTTTGTCGTACAATCCTTCATCACGGGGATATCTCACTTATAACTGTCGGCGTTTTACCTATTTGAAAGTTTAGCTTTATACAAATTCGCGATATGGCAATCAGAACTGACTTATTTTTTCGCATTAGTACTTGAAAACAAGCGAAGCGGCCTCACTATCGATCCTGTTCACAACAAATGTGGGGTTACTATGAGTCTTCAAAACAAATTCATGAATTTTCATGATGCTATCAAGTTAGGCAGACAGGATCTAGAGTACACAACGGCACGTCTGAAGGACGACAGCATCACAGCGGATATCAAAAAACGCTTCAAAGAAGATGGCTATCCAGTCGTTGAGGATTTCATTCAGGGCTCATTGGCGACCAGCACAGGTATCCGGGAAAAAGGTCAAGATTTTGATATTGATCGTGCTATCGTCATTGAAGCCGATTTAGCGCCAGAAAATCCCATTACACCTAAGTTGGCTGTTTTGGAAGTGCTTGAGGATCGGGGCTTTAAAAACGCTAAGATAAAAAAGCCTTGTGTCACAGCTGATTACAAAGCCGATGACCTTCATGTTGACATCCCCATTTATCGTAAATACGAAAACGGACAGTACGAGCTTGCGGTTGGTAAAAAACATTCTGATGAGAACAATCGAGAGTGGTCCCGGTCTGCACCCCACGAACTGATCGATTGGGTAAATAGTTACGATAAAAATGGGGTATATGGTTCCAAAAAACATGACCAATACCGCCGCATTGTCCGGTATCTTAAGCGCTGGAGAAACGTCACATTTAGCGAGGATGTTCGGCGCAAAATCTATTCAATAGGTATTGCTGTTATGGTCAAAGAGTGCTTAGCCTCTTCAATCAATGATGAAGGCTTCCCGAATGATCTTTCTGCTCTACGTTCGACCATAAATAACATTCTGAATTATAGCAACTATTTTACTTTGGTTGATGTGGATAAATACAAGGTTAAAGTTGCTCTGCCGGTCAGCCCTTTCAGAGACATTTTTCATAGTAGTAGCACTGCTACGGGCACGCAACTCCGTAACAAGTTTAGCTCGTTATCAAAAACACTTGGTAAAGTTGCTGATGAAGAAGATGAGTCCAAACAATGTGAGCTGTTACGCAGTGTATTTGGAGATGATTTCCCTAAGTGTGCTTCGTCATCATCTGCATCGTCGGTTGCTAAAAAAACAGTGTATGCGTCCGCAGGCGCGGTAGGGACATCTCAGGGCGCATGAATTATTCAGAAATTCAAACACATTTAACAGAATGCGGATACAAAGTATCCGTCTTCCCTTACGGCTCTGCGGGAAATGATTCTTTCACCGTCGAACTTGAGATTAATAATTTTTTAGTTACTTTGCTTCATATTGCCGTCCCTGAATTAACCCAAATGCCCAGCTTTCTTTTAGGAGACCCATCGGCATTGCCTAGGCTCGCGCATACTACAATTCATGCAGATAAACGCTACGCGAGTATCTGTGTAAATGTTCCTGATGCTGTATCCGTAAACTATGAACGCCCAGAACTGGCATTTGAGGAGTCACTCACAAGGCACATCGCATTGCTGACTAATGCTTTATCAGATAGCGAATGGAATAATTCTGAGCTAATTAGAGAGTTTGAAGCTGGTTGGCTAAATATAGTTGCCCAAAACACTGCTCCATTTCTCTGCTTGACTGAAAGCAAAAAGATGGAAGAATTATGTGTTTTAAAGCCACGTAAAAATATTGTCAGAGGACTGGGATCATACTATGTGGGATATGCAGCTGAATGTGTACCAGACAACATTTTTTCACCGATTAATCAGCTCATAACAGATCGAGAAGCAACTAAGGGACGAGGATTTGTTATACCCCTTAGTATCGCGACACCTGCACCTAAGCAGAGAGAAGACCTTGCCGATTGGTATCTTTCCCTATTAGCTGATTTACCGGTGGCAGTTCGAACCAAATTGACGCAACAATTCTCTCAGCAACGCTCCCATGAATTTTGGCTCATTTTTAATTCCCCTACCCCATCAGGAATGACATGGTTTGGTATTTATTTTTCACTAAAAAGCTCTGTAAAAGGCAGGAAACACCTACCCTTTAAAGGATCTCATTTAGTGGAGTGGGAGCTAACGCCCTTAGAAGTATCAACTTTTAACCAAGATAGACTTATGCCAAGGAGTGGTGCCGAGCAATGTCTTCTTCGTAAAAAGGTGTTGCTTGTAGGATGCGGCTCAGTTGGTGGTGAAATTGCAGACAAACTTGCAGCCTCTGGTATCGGTCATATTACGTTATGTGACCCTGATTATCTTTCGCTGAATAATCTTTATCGGCATATTCTTCCTCCTGCATATGCTTTATCTCGAAAATCACTCGCGCTTTGGCACAGCCTGACAAGTAAATACCCCTGGATTGCGATCGAACATTATACTGACAGATTACTTGAGTTAAGGCATAGGGCATTTCTGTCGCAATTTGATATTATCATCATAGCGATAGGCTCACCTACCCATGAACGATTATTTCATGACTACTTGCTTAAGGAAAAAATTGGTACTCCAGTTATTAATACTTGGGTTGAAGGATATGGTATTGGTGGGCATGCAGTTCTGGATATTCCCGCCCAAAAAGGCTGTTTGCGGTGTGCATATGTTGACCCTTCCGACTTCTCTCGAGGACTCGCATCAAACCTGAACTTCCTGGCACCCAATCAGGATTTGACAAAAAATCATGCTGGATGCGGAGATGCTTTTTTGCCATACACTTACATCGCATCAACTCAGACAGCCCTTATTACTGCAGATCTTGCTGTTAAATATCTTCTTGGTAAAGTCCATGATTCATCAAAAATTAGTTGGAAAGGAAGTCCAGTTGATGCGAGCGAGAATGGATTTAAGCTAAGCGATAGATATCAAGCATTTAACCGCTCATTAGAAATATTACCCCTGTACAATACTGAATGTGATATTTGCAATGAATAATTCTGAATCAATTACTATTGACACTACAAACTTCAGGATTAACATCCCAAAGACAGTGAGTGATACCTGGCTAAGTTACCGGCAAAGTCGCTCAACGGCCCCCGAAGCATTTGGTGTCCTCATTGGTAATAAAGATCTTGGAGTGGAACATTATCACTTAGTCGAAGTTACCGTTCCTCAGAATGGGGATCGATGTTCCAGATTGAGTTTTACGCTTCAAGATCCTGAACATCAACGCAGAGTTGATCATCTGCATCAAAGCTCCAGCGGTCAATTGATCTATCTTGGTACATGGCATACTCACCCGGAAAAAGTACCCCATGCTTCATACACAGACATTAGGGACTGGAAAGAGTGCAATTCACGGAATAAAGAGAGGCAACTTTTTTTCGTAATAATTGGAACAGAACAAAATGCATTATATTATTTCTTAGAGGGAAATCTTCTACGGCAAGAGTTCTAATATACAATCATAAAAGAAGGTAGAACAATGAATACTATTGATAAAGAATTTTTCAACCAAACTCACTTTCCTCCTTTTGATACGATAATCAATGTTAATGAATATATTAGACTTCTTGATGAGAAAGTAAAATGGGATGAAGTTATTTACTTCACTGATGACAATAATAAAAATTCACTTATCGCTCTCCAATTTGAATCGAATGTAGTGTCTGCAATGCGTTTTAATTTCCCTTTGGATGAACTAATTTTAATAATTCAACGTTTATGCCAAGGAAAGAAGCCTCTTAAGTTGGCTATTCTTCAGGGAATATCATTAGAAAGTGCACATGTAGCCAATTTGAGATCAATTCAGCAAGTTCTTCAACTATGCCAATTTCAGACAATAAAAATTACTACAAATGAGATCAGGAGATTCCTGAAATCCACGGGTGGAACTAAAGCAAAGGGACGCGGCGAAAATTTTAGCAAACTAACGAAGGATGAAGTATGGAAAGATAGTCACGGTCGATGTATGTTTACCGGTTGTGGACTGCGTCTGAATATGGATGAATTAACCGGTGCGCATGGAAACTTTAGTTATCTAGCACATAATGTTGCGTCATCAGAAAGGGGGGAGCGTGGGGTAGCTGTTCTATCAGAAAAATTATCCAATGATCCCAGCAACGTACTTTTACTCTGTGACAAGCACCATCGATTGATTGATAAAATTGCTGGATGCGATTATCCTGCTTCTCGCCTTTCCGAAATGCGCTCAAGACATTGCCACACATCTGAGCTGTTGTTAGATGGCTTAAGCTATGAACCAGTAGATGTCTATGTCCTACTTTGGCCTGTCAATGCCCAGGTTATTTCTGCTCCTGGTTCAAAAGAAATAGCAGCCTCGCTATCATCAATGCGGCTTAGAGCTTTAGGTGCTTCTAATATTATTGAAACTTGCGGAGAAAGTTTTTTCCTTCAACATGGCTCTGACAGGGAACAGATAATTTCTCTGATTGAGAATTCAGCTCAGCAGATTCGAAATCAGACACGTAATAAAAATTTTAAAGCTGCATTATTTGCGTTTGGCCCTATGCCTGCTCTTGTTGGGCTCGGTGCCCTTTTAGGGAATAAAGGACAATTTTTCCCAATGCTCCGCTACAGAGATGGCGGATGCTGGATGTGGCCTAAACCTGAACCTGTTGGAAATTTTTACTCTGTTGAGGGCTTGGAATCACTTATTGTTCATGATGAAATTGTTGTTTGTATAAATTTTACTGCCATAGTTCCCAAACTTGTAAGCAAAGCACAAGAGCTAAAATCCTTAAAGGGTTGCTGTATTGTCAGCTACACTTCAACAGTAGATTTCATGGGAAATGGCGCAATACCTCATCCAGAAGATGGCATAGCATTCTGTGCACGATTACAACAAGATTTGCATAATTTTAAAAACCAATATGGGGTAAATCGAGTCCATCTTCTGATTTGTGCATCCAACGCAGCCTCAGTTTTTGTCGGTCAGGCATGTGATTTACATCATCCAGATATTCTTGTTTATGATTTTTCTGAGGAAGGGATGGAACCAGCATTGTTGATTCAGAACAATTCAGTAATAACAAAAGTGTCACATCCCGGTGTTTGATATACTATCTAGTCCTGTTGCGCCTATTCAGGCGCAACAGGATCGACTTAATTAGTCTGTAACTAATTTTTCGATAATCATCACCAAAATTTGCGATACACCGCCAGCAGAGACAATCAATATTAGGTTCCAACAAACATAGATAAATATGGGTTATCCTCCGGAACAACATCACCAAAAATAAACTCTGGTTTTTCCAGAAAGTACCCTTTCAGCCGCCGTGTTTTACGGGGCCCCTTCACTTCACAGGTAAAAATATTTGTACCATCATTGTCGTAATAGTGAAGTGACAGTCGCTGAAACGCCCTCTGAACAGGTTTCCACTGTTCTCCAGTCTCTCCCGTCGTGGACTGGATATACAGCTTAAAAATTCCCGGTGAGACCAGGAATACCCTACCGGCAACCATATGAACTGGCGCACCGGATTCATTAATCATCATCTTCCGGGTCCGAATACCTTCCCGCAACCAGTCGACAAACCCCTGGCCTGATACGGAACGGCTAGTAGTCCTTGGCTCCGCACCAGTCAACTTTTCTTCAGTGATGTCTGTTCGCTGAGTCAGAGAAATTCCGCCCATCGGCTCTTCTATCGGCGAGACAAAGTCATTGATAATTTCCTCATCCGATAGTGCAGGTGCAAATAGAGAAAGTGTCAAATCTGCCAGAGATTCCCCTTTTCCGGTAATCTGTCCAACGGGAATCTCTAATGCTATCTCTGGTTCGGCGTTTTCATCCAGGTTGGAAGTTTGCGGCGCTGTCGCGTCTGGAATAACCTGACCAGCAAACAGTGTCGGCCGCTCCTCCTGCGTCCCCCAAATTCGTGACGGCGATAATCGCAGTAACGTTAACGGGCAGCCCGGCGCCCAGCCACCGTCAGCTTTAATCTCACATGACCAGACAGCCTTATCTTCCGACGTCGGGATAATCAGCCCATGCGCCTGCATTTCATCAAACAGCCGAACATTGCTATCAGGCACGCTGGTCACCCCCTGTTGTAGCAGCCAGGCCCGAACCCTGTCAGCAGTAGTTTTACTGATAAGCCACAGGGCATCTTCAGTCAGCCAGCCGTCTGAGCCTGAATGGGGATTACTTAGTTTAAACTGAGTCTGTACCAGTTGACGCAAAGCCGTCAGCATCTGCTTCGCTAGCGACGGTTGCGGACGTTCCAGTGCGGTGCTGGCATTCGCCCCCATAAACTGAGCCACCGATGCTCGATCTGCTTCCTGTACCAGTTCGCCCATAATACCCGCCCGGTCGTAATGCCCGTTGATACAATATAAAAATGACGTGTATAACTCCTGATACTGTGCCAGCCAATTAAGAGCAGTAATGGGCAGAATATGAGTTGCCAGTAATCCCCCAACTACCGGATGAAGCTGATGATCACGTTTCTTGTGGTACTTCAATCGGTACGGTTTACTAAGTACTCCTTGCCACGGATACCAGGGCTGCTCATCATCCGTCGTCACCAAGATATCTGTGGCTATCTTCCCGACATCATGCAGTAATGCCGCGTAGATAACCCCCGCCGTCCACGCCTCCGCTTCTCGGGCCTGATCTTCAGGCGCAGCACCTGCCGGGAGAAGATGGCGCTGACGTAATTTCGCGGCAAACGCCATAACTTCCAGAGTGTGGTCCAGTAGACCACCGGGATGGGAATGATGGTGGTATTCCGAAGCGGGTAGTTGCTGCACCAGTTCTGCAAATCGCCTGACCGGGATCTGATACAACTCCGTGAATAACGCCCCGGAGAGTGAGGTTCGCTGCCAGATAATTCGCATCAGTTGCTGCCGTAATGGGCTTGCCAGCAGGCTCTCAGCCGACATGGGATTCATCCAGCCTGGTCTGGTTTCCGGTACCATTGCTGCGGCAACCGGTCCAGACGGAATATCTGATCTTCTGAGCCATCTCAGCTTTGCATGAATGCCTGTTTTCATGAGTCCAGCCTTTCATTTATTCATTCTGCTCCAGAACTGATAGCACTCCAGCAGGAATGCCGTGATTGTTTTACCCTGCTCTGTCGCTGCAATCTTGATTTCGCGATGTAATAGCGGATTGATACGGATCTGGATCGGTTTTGTTTCGCCGGTTTGATGATCGGTAGTCGTAACTTCAAGCGGACGGGGCGTTACGGGAGATAATTTCAGTGGTTTCTTTGCCATAAGGGATCCGGAGTCTGAAATCATGAAATGCAATGTTCATGATTTCAGTTTGCTGGTTCAGGGACGGCTACTGACGCGAGTGCCAATTTCGTTGATGACATTTCTGGCCTGCTGATTAAGCGTTTTCCAGGGCGTTTCAGTAATAGAATATCCGGCATCCAGCGCAATACTGTAGCCCGGTTTGAACATAAGGAACGACGTGGCGCAGGCAAACTGCCAGGCGGAAATCGTCTGAATGGCGCTGCGACCTTCGGCCTGACTCGGCGCTTTACCGACCACATAGAACAGGCGACTATGGGGAATCCCTTTATGCACCAGCTCACGCCCCAGCAGCAGTGAGGGTTCCAGATCGTCGAGTGAGGTTCCGGTAGCAATCACCACAAGATTTGACTGACGGGAAATATCAAGAGAGGAAATATCGACAAACGGTCGGGTATCAACAATCAGGAACTGGTAATTGCTGGCGGCTTTGAGTGCCACATCATGTCGGCGATAAACCCCCGTTTCTACAGCAGGATAAATCCCTGCGTTATCGCGACGTTCCGACCACTTTGCGGAAGTCTGTTGCTGGCTGTCGAGGTCTGCCAGATGCACTTTTTTGCCGGAACGGGCAAATTCAACGGCAGTCGCACGGGCGAGAGTGGAGCGGCTGACACCGCCTTTCTGGCTGATGAAGCTGATAATCATACTGCCTCCTGACGCAAAATAATGAATGCAGGGGGAACATTGCCGAAAAATAAACCGCATGGCGGCAATAAACTGTATTCACGTCGGACATAATTTTATGAAAACACACTTTCATGAAAATCGGTTTTCTTGTTCAGTGAGATATCCTTTATCTCCAGGTCTTTTCTGGTAAAGCCTGTTACCTCTTAACCCCCTTTACCCTTGCCCTTTCCTTTAAATCCTTTCCTGCGAGGAATAAATTCATGAATATCTGTTTTCATGAAAAAAAAATGGCAAAAAAAACCCTCCGTAAAGAAGGGTATTTCGGTAATAATGAATCACAACAAACCATGTTCAGCGAACGAATAATGATTCTCACCAGGGGAGACAATCATATGGTCCAGCGTTTTAATATCCAGCATAGAAAGACATTTCACGATATGCTCTGTCACCGTTTTATCTGTCTGACTGGGATTAACTTCACCTGATGGGTGATTGTGGGCCAGAAGAACTGCCGCAGCATTTCGCAGCAATGCTTTGCGAGCAATAATACGGGGATGAATGCTTACATGATCCAGCGTGCCGCTGAATATAATTTCAGCTTCAATAATCCGGTTCTGATTATCGAGGAATATTACGCAGAAATGCTCCCGTTCATGATCGCTTAACTGCAGACGCAGATAATCAACAAACATTGCCGGACTCACAATTCCTGGTTCCGACTCTGCTGCCATAAAATCACTTTTTATCGCTCTGAGGGCGCGTTCAACCAGTTCTTTTGTTGCTTGAGAAGTTGTGTATTGCAGTGTAATTTCGGACATAGTAAGACTCCGGTGTAAAAAAGAGGGATTGAGTTGGAATAAGGAGGACACCACGCGTGATGCGTTGCTCGTTTTCAGGTGCGTGAGCATTAAAGGGCGTGAACTGAGTTCACCAGGGCGCTGCTACAGCAGCAATATGCAGAGCCAGTATGCTGATGGCTGTATAGAGTAAATACCGGGAATTAATTCTCAGTAATAAAAGAAACCGTTGTCTGATTTTTGTACCAGTGATAACCTGTGTTCATATTTTATTCAGTACAGGAAGTGCAGAATGAAACAGCAGAATATTGGATATCGTCTTGGTTTCCGGACCCGTCAGTTTGTACGCTGGCTCAGCGTACAGGAAATCCGACTGCAGCAGCGTGGCGTACCGTACTGGATAACAAAACTTCCTCTGTATCTTTGCATTGCCGCTGCGGTGGGATTGCTGCTTGCTGGCGCACTGTTTGCCGCGTTATGCCTGGCACTGATGATATTTATGGCTTGGTACCTGAATACTGCGGCTAATGGAAGAAGCGAAGGCCCAAAGGGAGACGAACCTTCGGATGGTTATAATGCAACAGGACCCGAAGGCCCTGGATTTTATTACAGCGGTAGGAGAATCGACGACTAAGAAGTTATCTTCCTACTTTCCGTGCGATAACATCACCCATCCTTCCACCTGATTTATTGGCGTCGGCTGATCCTGTAATAGCAGCCCGTTCGATCACCCCTCCCAGTTGAACTCCAGCCCATCCCAGCGCCCCCATCCAGAATGCAGGGAGCACGATAAACATCGTTCCCATCACAAACTGCATAATCAAATCGTCCTGGGTATTCTGTATCCCGGCCAGATTCCATGAACTGTGGGCATCGCCATCGTACAATAACGTCAGCATCCAACCGTCCAGCCAACGAGCCAGCTCCCACCAGAAAGTCAGGAACATCAGACCGAACTGCGCGAACGTCAGCGTCAGCACCGTTTTGATGCTGTAGGCAGAGAACACCGTCACCAGGGGGATGCAAATCACCAACACCATTAACAGAATAGCCTGCACCATTGGTAATGCCTGACGTAGTGAATCAAAAGCCGGAAACGCCGCCAGTGATGCCAGCGAATGGCCCAACGCCGCCCCCGTTCTGGCAAGACTATTGGTCAGAGTCGGGTCAACGTTACCGCCATAGCCCCTATACACCAGCCCGTCCTGCGATACCGTCATATTGCGCGGACTGATCAGCGCTCGCAGTACCGCCTCTTCATAGTTTTCCTTGCTGTAAGCCATTTTCTTAAATGACTGCCAGACATCCGGCTTAACCTGTGCCAGCAGTCGGGGTTTCAGTCCCACATCCGCATCAGACCACCACTGTTTGCAGGTCGGGTAGCCACCATTTCCCGTATTCACCAGTCCTGCATCCCGATTACTGTCATACGGCCAGGCGCTTCGTGGCGAACGGGCATGGTCAGTATCGTAATACCCTACCTGCGTCATAAATCGCGAGGAACCCGGCCAGGCCACATCCAGACTTTCGCCCAGGGTAAGTTCACCACCGCGCTGCTTCAGCCGTGAAAGTGATGGGGAATAGCACTCCATTACAAAATCACGCAGTTCCTGCCCTAACACCGGGTCGCTGATGCGGGTATGCTGCACTTCAAACCTGAGTTGTCGCAGGTCCGGTTTACACGGCAGCGTGGCAGTGGCAGCGCTGACCATCCCTTTGGATACAGCATGGATCAGATACCACCACACCGGCACCGCCGCCGTCTGACCGGAAATATCACTCACCAGTGGCGCATAACCTGACTGCTCCGGCGCGACAGGCATGGTGAAATTGCACTGTTTCGAGCGGTCGGTGTTGTACTTCATTTGCGTGATATCGATATTCAGCAACGGAACGCAGGTAAACATAATGACCAGTAGCGCCACATAAATCGTATTCTCCATCCAAGCCAGCGTCAGCCCGCCCGCATCACCTTCATCGGCACCCTGTTCCCGCGCTTTCAGCCAGAGGGATAACAGTTTCATCAGCAGCGGCAGCGCAAACAACCCCGTCGCCGTAATGGTGTCCCATATTCCGTTACTGATAAGCCAGCCCAGCAGCGTCAGGGCATACTCCAGGTAGCTGTATGTCGTCATGCGCCGTTCCCCTGTTGCAGCAGGTTACTGACTTCATTAACCGCCAGCAGAACCAGCGACCAGCCAGCAATGCGTTTCAGATGCGCCCTGCTCTGAACAGATAAACGCCGGTACAGAGAAAAACCAATGACGATACCCGAG from Citrobacter amalonaticus Y19 includes:
- a CDS encoding conjugal transfer protein TraG N-terminal domain-containing protein; this translates as MTTYSYLEYALTLLGWLISNGIWDTITATGLFALPLLMKLLSLWLKAREQGADEGDAGGLTLAWMENTIYVALLVIMFTCVPLLNIDITQMKYNTDRSKQCNFTMPVAPEQSGYAPLVSDISGQTAAVPVWWYLIHAVSKGMVSAATATLPCKPDLRQLRFEVQHTRISDPVLGQELRDFVMECYSPSLSRLKQRGGELTLGESLDVAWPGSSRFMTQVGYYDTDHARSPRSAWPYDSNRDAGLVNTGNGGYPTCKQWWSDADVGLKPRLLAQVKPDVWQSFKKMAYSKENYEEAVLRALISPRNMTVSQDGLVYRGYGGNVDPTLTNSLARTGAALGHSLASLAAFPAFDSLRQALPMVQAILLMVLVICIPLVTVFSAYSIKTVLTLTFAQFGLMFLTFWWELARWLDGWMLTLLYDGDAHSSWNLAGIQNTQDDLIMQFVMGTMFIVLPAFWMGALGWAGVQLGGVIERAAITGSADANKSGGRMGDVIARKVGR